The nucleotide sequence TCAAGCTACCTTCACCTACTCCCAAGAATTCTAGTTTTGGCAGTTCCAAGGGCAAACCTGTTAGGTCGTTCAGCTGATTTCCACCAAGGGAGAGAGCACGCAATTCTGGTAAAGCTGAAGGAAGGCCAATTAGATTTTGTAACCTGTTATCGGAGATGTCTAAGGATTCAAGACTGGGTAGAGGAGGTAGCCCAGCTAGAGTTTGGATCCCTCGATTCTTAGCGTTTAGCTCTCGTAAATTGATAAGATCGGATGCAAGGAGGGATCCAGATGGCTTAGCAATAGCCTCTCGAATTATTGCTTCTAATCCTGGATCCAAAACTAGAGGCTGCTCGCCACCAGCATTGACTGTGACTGATCCTGCTGCTTCTGCACTCCGATTGGTTTGATCTGTAACAGTCACTCTGTAACTGTAGGTTCCTGCCGTAAGGCTTGATGGGAATGGATAAGTAAACTCACAAGTTAAAGATCCAACTGAACAACCCGTGAAGGCGGTGGATAAAGTCTCATCAAATGATATTCCCGGACCATTGATGACCAAACGAATTGACTCTAACCCCGATGGGGTACTTACTGATAGTCCTAGGGTAATTGGATCTCCTAATGTGACACTTGCCGGTACTGATAAGATAATTGTCGGAGGTTCTGCTATGGGGAGTGACTCAATTGGCGGATTTGCATCTGTGAAGACACTGGCAAAAGCTTCACCCGCTATGGCAACGTCTACGGTACAGGCTTCTAGCAGAGCTGGATCCGTAATGCCTCTAGACCGGCAGACAGCTTCAGCCGCATCTCTCTCATCAGGATCCAAACTCTCAGAAGTTACAAACTCTGTTGGCATACCTACAAAAGAGCTAGTATCTTGCCCAGGCTCATAGTCAAACAGTGATTCCGACTGTGTAATTCGCCAACTTTCACCGAACACATTATACAGGTCGTCAAGTGCAACTGGAGGTAGCAAAGTTTGTCCAGATCTTGTAGTGATATCATTGGCACGATTGCGATCGAAATTGCCCAATAGACCCGATACTCGACCTAAGCGTGTAGAGGAAATAAACACCTCAAGATCCACAGACTGTAGAGCAAAAGAGGGTTCGTTAAAAATGTTGACTCGAACAAACTCGCCATTCGGCCATACTAGCCGATACCGAGAGCTTGACTCCCGCAGCAGAACACCTCCGTTTTGGAACACGAACCGATTACCAACATTAATCGAAATAGGGGCTCCATCCACCCGCACTTGTGGCCCGTAGAATCCAAGCCGCTGGGATCCCATCTTGATAGCAACTGCAGCATTCAAAGTGACGTTTGCCCCCGTCCTCACAGGTATTTGCCGAGTCTGTATCTGGATCTCGTCATCATCAGACTTGACGAGCCAAAACTCACCTTGCCCATGGAAGGCGTAGTAGAGCCCATCTAAAGTCTTGAAGTGTGGATCCCCGATTGTAAAGCCGTCGCTACAGTCTTCGCACTCTGGAAGAGGAGTTGGAGTCGGGGTTGGGGTTGGAGTCGGCCCCCCACCTCCACCCGGAAGTCCGCCACCGCTGCCGGGTGGATTTCCCCCACTGCCGAAGCCGACTACAATTGGTAGACCTCCTCCAGCAGGAGGATTACAGTTGGGCTCGATATCACAAATATCTTTTGCGGAAATGGTTCCACGATCTTCTAGAACAATTTCCTCGCCGTTGAAAGTGGTTCTATAGCGAACTATAATGCCAAGCTGTAGATTACCAAGATTCTGATCTAAGACCGCTGTTGTTGTGAATATCCCATCAGAATCCGTAGAACCCATGCTTTCACTCACAGAACCATTATTGCTGAGAACTTGGATTTCCACCTCAAGAGACTGACCTGTAGTGATGTTTCCTTCCTGATCTCTCAATCCAGCATGAACTAAAAGTGGATATGGAGTACCATCTTCAATGACTTCAGGAAACTCAACTAATTTAATTTCTGGATCAAAATCTGGGCATCTAGTATCAGGAGGGTCGATGACAATGTTAATCGGCGAACTCTCTGCAATTTTCTTTCTGCCTTCGAAATCGCCAGCACTAAACACTACAGCTTTGATTGATCTTACTCCTTCATCCTCCTCGTCAAAAAAGCAACTGCCTAACCATAGAACTTCTCCTTCTTTACTTTCTGCGATGTATCCTAGCTCAGAATCTTCCCAGCCAATCCAAAAAGACAGGGAATCAAATTGCTGCGGCGAATAAGGCAAATCAACACTAAGGGAAGGAATATCTATACCTAGAGAACCTAGAGGACTTAGTAGATCAAAGCTGAATCGACCAAAGTCACCCTTCAAAAATCCTGGGGGGAGGAATCGGATATCTTCAGTGGAGAAAGCTGTGACGTCAAGAGATAAACCGGGAGCAAGTTGCGCCGTCGGTAACGGTTGCGTTGTGGCCAAGAGAGGAACCTTGTCCGAACGTCGATATGATGAAGGAAGGGGCAGCTGGATATCTGTATTGTAGTTTCTGGGCTGGGAACCGATACTACCTGTAGCTGATGGAACAACAGCAACCTTCGGCCCACCACCTGAATATATTTTGAATTGAACTTCAGGCTTAATTTGAAGCTTGAGGGAGCCATCAAGGAATGTATTTCCCCGCAGAAATGGCACTACTTCAAAACCCGCTTCCTGACGCGCAAACCAATCTGATCCATCATAGCCAAGGTGTAAGGTAGCATTGAAATTTTGATCAAATCCTATGTTGCCTCCTCTCACAATGGCAGATAGGGAAGGTTCTATCCCGAGCTTAACCTTAAATTCTGGTTCCACCCAAGCAGGAATTGGTCCAATAGCAAATAGTATCCGAGGCTTTGGAATTCTATTCAGTAAACCCAGAGCCCTCTCAGTTAGATCCTGCTCAAG is from Thermostichus vulcanus str. 'Rupite' and encodes:
- a CDS encoding VWD domain-containing protein encodes the protein MSTNTATILVNGESIIFNLRDFMVALARIISPNATAMEIQEIIFNIFGIRISEEEILAAQAVNIALYDFNGDGLIGNIEDFGVVLGALFGLETAESIEQVCLGLLQVSCKISPNIELPQMASPAPFFPGFTPTPFPSSPTAPGGGGGTESSPAPTPTPSPTGDGQPSGLPPANGLVVRITDQDQIDGQPRTTGDSISLQATAVDEQGNDWSRLIEWLDHQGRPMGSGPSFTYNAGSQALMETITARVRTAGRASFDRVSFTVSPPDVKVAPHIKVLPDRGTQIIQSTFDPDLIEEQTVNEFTLILRDNQELPTLKTGDFIVGANMQVPPMRIKELRRGEGVLELVTELVWISELIFEGGGEFSGSFDLSITNLPEERVLSRDGLLRTYSAQDNFVFTGLSSQIDLREKYIQNIPQDAFVIPLIYIPSARVEHSLLKGRELNILARKFKTSGIRGQLELLGQGYLKLNFEPNFQGEIRFGREITDNLGISYFNLLMELEQSSVAGFALDGQAKIDLALEQDLTERALGLLNRIPKPRILFAIGPIPAWVEPEFKVKLGIEPSLSAIVRGGNIGFDQNFNATLHLGYDGSDWFARQEAGFEVVPFLRGNTFLDGSLKLQIKPEVQFKIYSGGGPKVAVVPSATGSIGSQPRNYNTDIQLPLPSSYRRSDKVPLLATTQPLPTAQLAPGLSLDVTAFSTEDIRFLPPGFLKGDFGRFSFDLLSPLGSLGIDIPSLSVDLPYSPQQFDSLSFWIGWEDSELGYIAESKEGEVLWLGSCFFDEEDEGVRSIKAVVFSAGDFEGRKKIAESSPINIVIDPPDTRCPDFDPEIKLVEFPEVIEDGTPYPLLVHAGLRDQEGNITTGQSLEVEIQVLSNNGSVSESMGSTDSDGIFTTTAVLDQNLGNLQLGIIVRYRTTFNGEEIVLEDRGTISAKDICDIEPNCNPPAGGGLPIVVGFGSGGNPPGSGGGLPGGGGGPTPTPTPTPTPLPECEDCSDGFTIGDPHFKTLDGLYYAFHGQGEFWLVKSDDDEIQIQTRQIPVRTGANVTLNAAVAIKMGSQRLGFYGPQVRVDGAPISINVGNRFVFQNGGVLLRESSSRYRLVWPNGEFVRVNIFNEPSFALQSVDLEVFISSTRLGRVSGLLGNFDRNRANDITTRSGQTLLPPVALDDLYNVFGESWRITQSESLFDYEPGQDTSSFVGMPTEFVTSESLDPDERDAAEAVCRSRGITDPALLEACTVDVAIAGEAFASVFTDANPPIESLPIAEPPTIILSVPASVTLGDPITLGLSVSTPSGLESIRLVINGPGISFDETLSTAFTGCSVGSLTCEFTYPFPSSLTAGTYSYRVTVTDQTNRSAEAAGSVTVNAGGEQPLVLDPGLEAIIREAIAKPSGSLLASDLINLRELNAKNRGIQTLAGLPPLPSLESLDISDNRLQNLIGLPSALPELRALSLGGNQLNDLTGLPLELPKLEFLGVGEGSLRRLNGLPSTLPSLKVLSINGTGLISLEGLPSSLPALELLSIWPNELRSLEGLPTNLPSINNINISSNFLTDIERIVDLYGNGLSSGDNLNISFNCLAQSYLVGLPSRLPGVNIEFSPQKNDSECPPF